The Nitratidesulfovibrio sp. SRB-5 genomic sequence CCACCAGCAGGGGCAGCACCAGGATGGACACCAGCCCTTCGGCGCGGGCGGCTTCCGGGTACTGGAAGCGCGGGTCGGTGGCCACGTCCTGGATGTGCACCACGTTGCCTGCCAGCACCTCGCGGTCAAGGCCGCTCTTGGCGATCTCGATGGGGCCCTTGCGCAGGTAGCCCTTGCTCAGCCCCCACGCGGCGCTGGCCAGCAGGGTGGTGCCGCGCCGGTCGATGAGCCGCAGGGTGCAGGCCTTGGCGTGCATGGCGTCGGCCACCTGCTTGGCGATGGTGTCGAGCACGGTGGTGGGTTCAAGGCTGGAGTTGATGACGCGGACCAGGTCGTAGAGGGTACGGTAATAGGTGTGTTCGCGTTCGCCCATGGCGATTCCTCCGGGGTTGGGGTTGCGGCGGACGTGCGGCGATCGGGACATGACGCTGGGGCGGGGTGGGCGCTGCGGCCCGTCGCAAGCCAGCCGTCCGGGGCGCGGCGCCTCGGTCCTTGCCGCGTGAATGGGGCCGCGTGGTGTCGCACCTGCGGGCCCCGGGGCTGCATGCCGCCGTTCGGCGGACATCCAGAGCCCGACATCCGGAGTCGGGCATCCAGGGTCGGGCATCCAGGGCCGGGCAGTGGCGGGCGATGCCGCCGGAAAGCCCGGTCCACGTCATTCTATATCCGTTCGGGAGAAAAGGCACAAGCGGCCATGCCCGCGGGCGCGGGTTGCCATTGGCGGCAAAGCGGGGTAGGTTGCCCGCGTCATTGGGGAGTAGCCGCCTCCGCAACGGAGGAGCCCACGTCAACAGACTTGGCCCGCGCATCGCGTCGCGTGCCATGGCGTGTGCGGCACCAGCCTGGCGAGACCTTTGACTCCACCACCAGAGCCGGGCCGGCGCTGGCGGGTTGGGGTCATTGGTAGTACCGTCGCCGGCCCCTCAGGATATCCCGCGTGGAAGCTTTCATCGCCGCCTTCGGAATGGTCGCCATCGCCGAAATGGGCGACAAGACGCAGCTCTTGTCGTTCGTCCTGGCAACGCGCTTCTGTGGCCGCCAGTGGCCCATCATCTGTGGCATTTTCGTGGCCACGGTAGCCAATCATTTCTGTGCCGCCTATGTGGGCGAATGGGTGTCCGCCAACATCGGCCCGGACATGCTGCGCTGGGGGCTGGGGCTGGCCTTTCTGGCCTTTGCCGTGTGGGCGCTGATCCCCGACAAGCTGGAATCGGAAGGGGAGTGCAAGACGCGGGAAAGCGCCTTCCTGTCCACCCTGGTGCTGTTCTTCCTGGCGGAGATGGGCGACAAGACCCAGCTGGCCACCGTGGCGCTGGGCGCGCGCTACGCGGACCTGCTGATGGTGACCATGGGCACCACCCTGGGCATGATGGCCGCCAACGTGCCCGCCGTGCTGCTGGGCGAACGCCTGGGGCAGATGTTTCCTCTGGACAAGATGCGCTTTGTGGCCGCCGCGCTGTTCGCGGTGTTCGGCACGCTGATCCTGTTCAAGGTCAATATGGGACTGGGGCTGGCCGGCCTGTAGGCTTCCCGGCCTGAACGCGGCCCGTACCTATTCCATGGCGGCCCGGATACCGGAAACGGGTCCGGGCCCCATTGCGTTGGACTGCGCCGGATTACACAGGATTACACCGGGTTGCGCCGGGGCAGGCAGGTCGGGCCGGGGGGGGGCTGAACCCGGAAACACCCCTAGAACGAGGCGTTCATGGTCTCCAGGCAGTGCAGCAGGGCCGCCTTCTGCTCGGCGGTCAGGTCGGCGGTCAGGTCGGCGGTCAGGCGGCGGTGCAGCCGGTCGTGCTCCTCGTACTGCGTCTGGCCGCGCTGGGTCAGGGCCACGAGGATGGACCGCCGGTCGTGCTCGTGCGGGCGGCGCACCACCAGCTGCTTGTCCTCCAGCCGGTCCACCAGCACGGTGAGGGTGCCGGTGGTCACCCCCATGCGCGCGGCCAGTTCCTTCATGGGCAGCGCGCCGTGAATGCCCAGAATCTCCAGCGTGTGCGTCTGGGGCAGGGTAAGCCCCTGTTCGCGCACCACGTCGTGCTCCCACGAGGAGAGCTTTTCGTAGAATTCCACGATGGCGTGGGTGAGCTTGCCGGTGTCGGACATGGTGGGCCTGCGTGCGAAGGGTGGACGCCGAAAGGGCGCAAGGGGCGCGGTGCCGCACGGATGCGACGGCGCGCCCGGTCCTTATAGCCACCCGCGGATGCGGGGGCAAGGGCGGCGAGGCATGGCGGCATGCTGCCGATGATGCCAGCGGGGGGCTTCCGGTGCGGGGGGCTTCCGGCGCGGGAACCGGTGGGGGGGCGGTCGCATGCGGGCGGGGCGGGGATGCGACGGCGCTTGTCGGTGGCTTGCCGATGTTCGCGCCTGCGTCACACCGGCAGAAAGGTCATGCCCACGCCCAGCCCCACCAGCAACAGGGCCAAGGCCCAGCGGACGGGGCGAAAGGGAAAGTCGGGCCGCCATGCCTCAGGGCGGTCCAGCCCGCGCGCGGCCACGGCCACGGTCTGGGTCCAGGTGCGCTGGCCCAGGATGCGCAGCACGGCGGCGGGCAGCAGCACGGCGCGCCGCCGCAGGGGCAGCGGTCCGCGCAGGTCCGCAGCGCGGGATACCTGCGTGAACGTTCCCTGCGCCATGGGCAGAAAGTGCACCATCAGCGCAATGCCCAGCGCGGGCTGCCAAGCCCGCGCGCCCAGCACGGGGCGCAGCAGCCACACCAGCGCCAGCCCCAGCGCGCGGGGCGATGCGGCCAGGGCCAGCGCAAGGCCGATGCCGATGAGCAGGGCCAGCCGCACCCCCAGCAGCGCGGATTCGCGCGCGGCGTGCGCCAGCAGGGGGCCGTCCGGCCAGGCCAGGCGCAGGGCGTCGAACAGCCCGCCCCCGCCGTCTCCTTCGCCTCCAATGACCGGCAGGGGCGGCGTTTCCGCCGTCCCCAGGCAGGCCAGCGCGAAACGCAACACCACCCACGCCAGCACGAACCATGCGTGGCCGCGCAGCATGCCCGGGCGCAGCCTGCGCCGCAGCGGTGTGGCGACGAACAGGCCGGCCAGACCCGCCGCCACCACGGCCAGCCCCAGGGGCGGCAGATGCCACACCAGCACGCCGTAGCATCCGGCCAGCAGCAGATGCAGGTGCGGGTCCGGCGGGTCCGGCGAATCCGGCGGTACCGGCGGATCCGGCAGGACTGGCAGGGCTGGCACGCCCGCGTGGGGGGGGCCGGGCCGCAGAGGTGGGGTGGGGCCAGATGTGGGAAGTGGTGCGTCGTGTTGCATGAAGATGCTTCAAAAACAGATGATTAAATTTTTTCTAGATTTTCTCTAGTGCGATTTTGGGTGGATGCGGCCCGCCCCGAGGCCGGGAGGGCGCACTCTTCTGGATTAACCGGATCAGCCGGATCAGCCGGAGCAGGGGGAGCGGTCGGATCAGCCGGGTCAGCCCGAGCGTGCCCGCCTGACGACCTGAACGGAGACCGTCCGGAGGTGCGGCGCCTCGTTGCCGCACCCGCGTGCGCGGCCTATGGTAGCCGGGTCCCCGCAGTTCCGCAAACGGCCAGCCTTGGGGCGTTGGCCCCAGCGCAGGAGGTCCCATGTCCGCCGGTTTCCCCGTTGTCTCCGTCAGGTCCGTTTCCCCGGCCAGCACGACGCCGCGCGCGTCCGTTTCCTGCCCCTTGCTGCTGGCGCGGGTGGCGGCGGGCTTTCCTTCGCCCGCCGACGATTACATGGACAGGCCGCTGGACATCGCAGAGCACCTGGTCCGCCATCCGGAAGCCACCTTCTTCCTGCGGGCGCAGGGCCAGTCCATGACCGGCGCGGGCATCCACGACGGCGATCTGCTGGTGGTGGACCGGGCGGTGGAGCCCGTGCACAACAAGGTGGCCATCGTGGCCGTGGACGGTGAACTTACCGTCAAGCGCCTGTATCTGCGCGCGGGCCGGGTGGTGCTGCTGCCGGAAAACCCGGACTACGAGCCGCTGGACGTCACCGGGCGGGACGACGTGCACGTCTGGGGCGTGGTGACCTACGTGGTGCACGCCCTGTAGGGGCCGCTCCCTGCCTCGCGCCGCTCCGGTGCCTCGCGTCGCCCCGGTGCCTCGCGTCGCCCCGGTGCCTCGCGTCGCCCCGGTGCCTCGCGTCGCCCCGGTGCCTCGCGTCGCCTCGGTGCCGCGCTCGCTCCGGTGCCGTGCCCGGACCGGGTGCCGGGGAAACCCCGCGCCGTCCGCGGGCCTTGCCGTGACGGCATGGGGAAGGGGCGTTGGCGCATGGTTTTTCCGCCGGGCGCGGCACCCCGTATCGTCGCTGCGGCGTCCCTGTCCGGCACTGTTCGCAAGGTTTCCGATGCGCGGCGCGGGCGCCGGGCACCACATTCCGAAATCACCTCCGAACAACGGCGCGGCCTGCATTCGCCCGCCCCAGCCCCCACGGCAATCCACCATGCCAGCCCCCGCACATCTTCCCTTCCGGCAGGTTTCGCCCGCCGCCGCTTCGCCGACATCTCCCGGCCCTTCCTGTTCCGCCAATACTGATGGTCCCGCCAGTCTCGCTTATCCCCCAGATTCCGCTGATTCCGCCGATTCCGCCAGTCCCGACAACTCGCCCAGTTCGCCCGGCCCGTCCGGCTCGTCCGGCCCGTCCGCCTCGTCCGGTCAGCCGTGGGCGCTGGTGGACTGCAACAACTTCTACGCATCGTGCGAGCGGCTGTTCCGGCCCGACCTGCGCGGCAAGCCCATCGTGGTGCTGTCCAACAACGACGGGTGCATCATCTCGCGCTCGGACGAGGCCAAGGCCCTGGGCGTGGAGATGGGCGCCCCGGCCTTCAAGGTGCGGCGCGAACTGGCCCGGCTGGGGGTGCACGTCTTTTCCTCCAACTATGCCCTGTACGGCGACCTTTCCAGCCGGGTCATGCGCACCTTGGGCACCCTTGTTCCCGAGGTGGATGTGTATTCCATCGACGAGGCCTTTCTGCCCCTGCGCGGTCCGCTGGCCGCCGACCCCGTGGCGGTGGGCCGCGCCCTGCGCGAACGGGTGGCGCGCTGGACCGGCATTCCCATTTCCGTGGGCATTGCCCCCACGCGCACCCTGGCCAAGATTGCCGGGCGGGTGGCCAAGCGCACCCCGCGATGTGAAGGCGTGTTCGACCTGGCCCGCAGCCGCGAGGTGCTGGGCATGAGCATGGACGATCTGCTGGGTTCGCTGCCCGTGGAGTCGGTGTGGGGCGTGGGGCGGCGGCTGGCGGGCATGCTGCGCGGCGCGGGCATCACCACGGCCCGTGCGCTGCGCGATGCGGGAGATGACTGGGTGCGGCGGCGCATGAGCGTCACCGGGTTGCGTACCGTGCTGGAACTGCGCGGCCTGCCGTGCATCGGGGCAGAGGAACAGGGCGAACCGCCCTCGCCGCGCCACACGGTGGTCTCCTCGCGCTCGTTCGCCGGGCGCATCGCCGACGTGGCCATGCTGCGCGAGGCGCTGGCCACCCACGCCGCCCTGGCCGGGGCCAAGCTGCGCCGGGCCGGGCTGGTGGCCGGGGGGCTGGCCGTGCACGTGCGCACCGCCCGCCACGACGAACAGGCGGCCCTGCGTTGCGACGACAGCGTGGCCCTGCCCCTGCCGGTGCCCACGGCGGACAGCGCGGTGTTCATCCGGCTGGCGCATGAAGGACTCGACCGCGTCTTTCGTCCGGGGTATCCCTACGCCAAGGCCGGGGTGATGCTGTACGGTCTGGAACGGGCCGACACCCGGCAGGGCAGCCTGCTGGCCCTGGCCGACGGCACGGCGGAACGCGACGCCGCGCGTGAACGGCTGATGGCCGTGGCCGACCGGATCAACGCCCGGTACGGTCGCGGCAAGCTGCGCCACGCGGCGGAAGGGCTGGACGACGAGGCCCCCTGGCACATGCGCCAGAAGCACCGTTCGCCCCGCCGCACCACGGCGTGGGACGAACTGGCCGAGGCGCTGTGCGAATAGTGCCGCAGACGCCGCGCGGGCAACGCGACCCGGCGGACCGCAGTGCGCGGGCGCAGCCCGAAGGACGTAAAGAGCAACGGCGCGTTGCGCCCGACGCCATTCCGACAAACTCATGCGCTATGCACAGGGTACGGCATCTGCCGTCCCGCAGGGTCCGCAGGCACCCGCGCCTTTCGCATTGCCACCCGCTGCTTCGGCCATCGACGGCCATCGACGGCAACTGGCGGTTACTGGCGGTTACTGGCGGCAATTGGGGCAGTTGGTGACAGCCGGGCAAGGCGGGGCGCGGAAGCCGGGGCCGGGCCGAACCGGACTGAACCGGACAGGGCCGGAGAGAACCTGACAGAACCGGGCCCGAGCGGACCGGTGCTCGGCGCCAGAAGGAACAGCCATGAAGGATTTCGTCTATCACAACCCGGTGGAGGTCCGTTTCGGCCCCGGTGTTCTGGCCGGGCTTGGCGCGCGGGTACGCGCGGCGGGCGTGGACCACGTTGTGCTGGTGGGCGGCGGCGAGGCGGCGCGCCGCGTGGGCGCGTACGATCAGGCCGTGGCCTCGCTGGATGGGGCGGGCGTGCGCCGCAGCGAGGTGTGGGGCGTGACGGCAAACCCGGATCTGGGCACCGTGCTGCGCATCGCCGCGGCGGCGGGCACCGGTGGCGAAGGTTCCACCGCCCATGCCCCCATCGGCGGTGGCACGGGATTCGTCGCCATCGGCGGCGGCAGCGTCATCGACGCCACCAAGGCGGCAGCGGCCCTGGTGCCCCTGCTGGCCGAAGGGCGCGACCCGTGGAGCCCCTTTGCCGAGCGCAAGCCGGTCACCCGCTCGCTGCCGGTGTTCGCGGTGTCCATCCTGTCGGGCACCGGATCGGAAATGAACGGCAACGCCGTGATTACCCGGGGCGCGTCGGGCCACAAGTGGGGCATGCGCTGCCCGTCGCCGGTGGCCACCTTCGTGGACGTGACCTTCCAGCAGGGGCTGCCCTGGCACCTGACCGTGAACGGCGCGGTCGACGCCATGAGCCACGTGCTGGAATTTTCGGTGGTGGGCACGCCCGCCGCGTCCACCGAGGCTGGTGTCGGGCGCAAGGCCCCGGAACTTCCCTTCTTTGCCGAAGAGGCGGTGCTGGCCCAGAACGAGGCCCTGTTGCGCACCATCGTGCGGGCCGCCGCGCGCCTGCGCGCCGATGCCCACGACGCGGAGGCGCGCGGGGCGCTGGCCTGGGCGTCGGGCGTGGGCCTGTCCGGCCTGACCGGGGTGGGGCTGGGGGCCGGGTCGTGGGAGTCGCACGCGCTGGAGCACGCCGTCAGCGGCCTGCACCCGCACGTGCCGCACGGGCTGGCCCTTGCCGTCATCTACCCGCGCTGGATGGAGGAAGTGGCGCGGGACAAGGCCCCGGCCATGCGCAGGCTGGCGGCGGCGCTGGAAGCCACGGTGGCCGAGGCCCTGGCCGAACCCGGCGAGGACGGCAACCCGTCGGCCCTGCCCGCTGGCGACCGCGATGCCCCGGAGCGTTGCGCGCTGCTGCTGCGCGCGCTGTTCCGGCACTGGGGCGCGCCCGCCGGGCTGTCGCACTGGGGCGTGAGCGAGGGCGACGTGGAGCGTCTGGTGCAGTTGGCCAAGGAATATCCCCGTCCGCTGCAACTGGCGGCGGACAGGGTGGAGCGGGTGTTCCGCGCGTCCCTGTAGGGCCGTCGGGTGCCGGAGTACCGGCGTGCCGCGCTGTACGGGCACGCCGGGCACACGGGGCACGCGGGGCACGGGTGGGGCGGAGGTGCGGATGCGGGCGGCAACGGCGCTGGGGGATGCGTGCCGCCGATCACCGGCGAGACCGGCGGGTGGAGGTCTGCATGAGCACGGAACGGACGGCGGGGGGGACGCCCGCCGCAACGGTGGATGATGCGCCCGACCTTGGGTGTGGCCGACCCGGCCAGTCTGATCTGTCTGGTCAGTCTGGCCAGTCCGGTGATGTCTGTCAGTCGGGCGATGTCGGTCAGGCTGGAGCGGGCGCGACGGCGAAATGTTGCCTGATGGAACTCCATCAGAACGAATTACGCCAGAACGAACACCGCCGGGAAGATCGTCGTCAGGCTGACCGGCGGCGCGAGGACCGGCAACTGCGGGCCGCACTGCCGCTGGCCGTGGAGGCCGCGCGGGGCGTGGAGCACCGGGCATTGCCTGATCGGCCCGATCAGCGCGGCCTATCCGACTGGGCCGATCGATCCGACCGTGCCGACGGGACCGCCGCCGCTCGGGATGACTCGGGCCCCGGCAACCCCGGCAGATCCGGCGGCGGTGGTGGCGTTGGTTCCGCTGGCACCGCCAGGGCGCGTTGCTGCGCCTGCGGCAGCCGCGATGTCTGGCTGCTGCACGACGGCGTGGTGCATCTGGTGGGCTGCCGCCGTTGTGGCCGCACCGGACCGGGGGCGCTCTCCGCGCCGCTGGCCGTGGAGGTGTGGAACAGCGCCGAAGAATCCCGGTTCTGCCGGGGGCTGCCGCCCGACGCCGAAATGATGGCCCCCTGCATGTGCGAGGCGCCGCCCCCCGATGCGGGCACGGCGGTGTCGTACCCGGCTCATCTGCGCCCGCTGGGCAGCCAGGTCATGCCCGCCCCGGTGCTGGTGCACCGGCTGTCGCCTTACGGTGCCCAGCTTTCCGGCCATTGCGAGACCTTGTGCCCGTGGCTGGAGGGCGCGGAGGGCGCGCTGTGCGAACTGGCCCTGCCCATGGCGGACGGCAGGGGCTGGACCTTGTTCGCCCTGCGCGTGGAATCGGCGCGGCGCGAAGGCGACGAACTTTTCGCGGGCGGCGCGTTCGTGCGGCAGGGCGAGCGGCAGCGCGGCCTGCTGGACCGCATGCTGGACGCGGCGGCGGTGAACGAGAAAGGGCAGGGGGATGAGGCGCTCGCGGCGGCGCAGTGATCGTGCCTGCATGCTGCCAAACGCCGGGGCACTTCGCCGGGCAAACCCGGCCCAGCCCGGCTCGCCACACGAACCCGCCATCCGGCCTTGCCCATCCGATCTTGACCGGTAGGCTCGGCGCACTCAATCTGCCCACGTAATTGAGGCGACTTGATTTGCCCCGCGCATTCCGCGCCACGTCCGGCAGTCTTCCCCACGCGTCGGCCCGGTCATTCGGGTAACGAAAAAGCCCGGCCTTCTGGCCGGGCTTTTCGCGTCGTGGAAATGCTGGGGGGCTGCACAGGCGCGGAGTGGGCACCCGGCGGGCGGTGCCTTCTCCCGTCGTTCTTTCAGGCTATTCCGCTTCTTTCTTCGGCTCTTC encodes the following:
- a CDS encoding GAF domain-containing protein — encoded protein: MGEREHTYYRTLYDLVRVINSSLEPTTVLDTIAKQVADAMHAKACTLRLIDRRGTTLLASAAWGLSKGYLRKGPIEIAKSGLDREVLAGNVVHIQDVATDPRFQYPEAARAEGLVSILVLPLLVDGKAIGSLRVYSAVARDFTEEEVEFAGAIANLSAIAIENARMHQALKTDYELLTAYNNTIHEL
- a CDS encoding Y-family DNA polymerase, translating into MPAPAHLPFRQVSPAAASPTSPGPSCSANTDGPASLAYPPDSADSADSASPDNSPSSPGPSGSSGPSASSGQPWALVDCNNFYASCERLFRPDLRGKPIVVLSNNDGCIISRSDEAKALGVEMGAPAFKVRRELARLGVHVFSSNYALYGDLSSRVMRTLGTLVPEVDVYSIDEAFLPLRGPLAADPVAVGRALRERVARWTGIPISVGIAPTRTLAKIAGRVAKRTPRCEGVFDLARSREVLGMSMDDLLGSLPVESVWGVGRRLAGMLRGAGITTARALRDAGDDWVRRRMSVTGLRTVLELRGLPCIGAEEQGEPPSPRHTVVSSRSFAGRIADVAMLREALATHAALAGAKLRRAGLVAGGLAVHVRTARHDEQAALRCDDSVALPLPVPTADSAVFIRLAHEGLDRVFRPGYPYAKAGVMLYGLERADTRQGSLLALADGTAERDAARERLMAVADRINARYGRGKLRHAAEGLDDEAPWHMRQKHRSPRRTTAWDELAEALCE
- a CDS encoding TMEM165/GDT1 family protein; amino-acid sequence: MEAFIAAFGMVAIAEMGDKTQLLSFVLATRFCGRQWPIICGIFVATVANHFCAAYVGEWVSANIGPDMLRWGLGLAFLAFAVWALIPDKLESEGECKTRESAFLSTLVLFFLAEMGDKTQLATVALGARYADLLMVTMGTTLGMMAANVPAVLLGERLGQMFPLDKMRFVAAALFAVFGTLILFKVNMGLGLAGL
- a CDS encoding MarR family winged helix-turn-helix transcriptional regulator; translated protein: MSDTGKLTHAIVEFYEKLSSWEHDVVREQGLTLPQTHTLEILGIHGALPMKELAARMGVTTGTLTVLVDRLEDKQLVVRRPHEHDRRSILVALTQRGQTQYEEHDRLHRRLTADLTADLTAEQKAALLHCLETMNASF
- a CDS encoding iron-containing alcohol dehydrogenase, translated to MKDFVYHNPVEVRFGPGVLAGLGARVRAAGVDHVVLVGGGEAARRVGAYDQAVASLDGAGVRRSEVWGVTANPDLGTVLRIAAAAGTGGEGSTAHAPIGGGTGFVAIGGGSVIDATKAAAALVPLLAEGRDPWSPFAERKPVTRSLPVFAVSILSGTGSEMNGNAVITRGASGHKWGMRCPSPVATFVDVTFQQGLPWHLTVNGAVDAMSHVLEFSVVGTPAASTEAGVGRKAPELPFFAEEAVLAQNEALLRTIVRAAARLRADAHDAEARGALAWASGVGLSGLTGVGLGAGSWESHALEHAVSGLHPHVPHGLALAVIYPRWMEEVARDKAPAMRRLAAALEATVAEALAEPGEDGNPSALPAGDRDAPERCALLLRALFRHWGAPAGLSHWGVSEGDVERLVQLAKEYPRPLQLAADRVERVFRASL
- a CDS encoding cobalt transporter; its protein translation is MPALPVLPDPPVPPDSPDPPDPHLHLLLAGCYGVLVWHLPPLGLAVVAAGLAGLFVATPLRRRLRPGMLRGHAWFVLAWVVLRFALACLGTAETPPLPVIGGEGDGGGGLFDALRLAWPDGPLLAHAARESALLGVRLALLIGIGLALALAASPRALGLALVWLLRPVLGARAWQPALGIALMVHFLPMAQGTFTQVSRAADLRGPLPLRRRAVLLPAAVLRILGQRTWTQTVAVAARGLDRPEAWRPDFPFRPVRWALALLLVGLGVGMTFLPV
- a CDS encoding LexA family protein → MSAGFPVVSVRSVSPASTTPRASVSCPLLLARVAAGFPSPADDYMDRPLDIAEHLVRHPEATFFLRAQGQSMTGAGIHDGDLLVVDRAVEPVHNKVAIVAVDGELTVKRLYLRAGRVVLLPENPDYEPLDVTGRDDVHVWGVVTYVVHAL